Proteins found in one Deltaproteobacteria bacterium genomic segment:
- a CDS encoding MBL fold metallo-hydrolase has translation MQQSSLLLKQFEVGPMENFVYLIGDAQTREVLVVDPAWEIDTIFRKADEDNLKIKGALISHHHHDHTNGIEELLERENIPVYVNKNDLAKIQIPSSHLTAVDHAQKIKVGNIEIECLHTPGHTQGSQCFRVKDSLVSGDTLFINGCGRCDFQDSDPEQMYYSLTQKLMRLPGDTTLYPGHHYAAASSATFEEQKRTNPYLKMAAYSMKDFLSLRMGKGRQ, from the coding sequence ATGCAACAATCTTCTCTTCTGCTCAAACAATTTGAAGTCGGCCCCATGGAAAATTTCGTCTACTTGATAGGCGATGCCCAAACTCGCGAAGTGCTGGTGGTCGATCCCGCCTGGGAAATCGATACGATTTTCAGAAAAGCAGATGAAGACAATTTGAAGATCAAAGGCGCACTCATTAGTCACCATCACCACGATCATACCAATGGCATTGAAGAACTGTTGGAACGAGAAAATATTCCGGTTTATGTCAATAAAAACGATTTAGCAAAAATACAGATCCCCTCTTCTCATTTAACCGCTGTGGACCATGCTCAAAAAATAAAAGTTGGCAATATTGAAATCGAATGTTTGCACACGCCCGGCCACACCCAAGGCTCACAGTGTTTTCGAGTGAAGGACAGTTTAGTGTCAGGAGATACTTTATTCATCAACGGTTGCGGGCGCTGCGATTTTCAGGATAGCGATCCTGAACAAATGTATTACAGCCTCACTCAAAAACTGATGCGACTTCCGGGGGATACTACTTTATATCCGGGTCATCATTATGCAGCAGCTTCAAGCGCTACCTTTGAAGAACAAAAACGGACTAATCCTTATTTGAAAATGGCCGCATATTCGATGAAAGATTTTTTGAGTTTGAGGATGGGTAAAGGAAGACAATAA